From Burkholderia sp. WP9, a single genomic window includes:
- a CDS encoding peroxidase-related enzyme (This protein belongs to a clade of uncharacterized proteins related to peroxidases such as the alkylhydroperoxidase AhpD.) produces the protein MSTDHGFTSQTLGWRAWLDTVPLAQASPAQTAVLEASHPQAKTSDYYLLLVHEAEILRQRSGAFNSIMYAPGGLSRAERELASTVVSRVNGCVYCASVHAQRFQQLAKRDDVIQQIFSDPQTAGTTERERAIVKYAIDLTLHPEALSRASLDALRRAGLDDTQILDLSQAIAIFAWANRLMLTLGEAVFPA, from the coding sequence ATGAGCACGGATCACGGCTTCACCTCGCAGACCCTCGGCTGGCGCGCATGGCTCGATACCGTCCCGCTCGCGCAGGCATCGCCCGCGCAGACGGCGGTGCTCGAAGCGAGCCATCCCCAGGCGAAGACTTCGGACTATTACCTGCTGCTCGTGCACGAAGCGGAAATCCTCCGGCAGCGCTCCGGTGCGTTCAACAGCATCATGTACGCGCCAGGCGGCCTCTCGCGCGCGGAGCGCGAGCTTGCGAGCACGGTTGTCTCGCGGGTCAATGGCTGCGTGTACTGCGCCTCGGTGCATGCGCAGCGCTTCCAGCAACTCGCGAAACGCGACGACGTAATCCAGCAGATCTTCTCGGACCCGCAGACTGCGGGCACGACGGAGCGCGAACGCGCCATCGTGAAGTACGCGATCGATCTCACGCTGCATCCTGAAGCGCTCAGCCGGGCCTCGCTCGACGCGCTGCGCCGCGCAGGGCTCGACGATACGCAGATTCTCGACTTAAGCCAGGCGATTGCGATCTTCGCGTGGGCGAACCGGCTGATGCTGACGCTCGGTGAGGCCGTGTTTCCGGCGTAG
- a CDS encoding aldo/keto reductase gives MEYRQLGRSGIKVSTLTLGTMMFGGPTEEASAARIIDQAQEHGVNSIDTADVYAKGESERVVGRSIAAQRERWVLATKFANPLQDGDINARGASRKHIIRAVDASLKRLNTDYIDLLYIHREDHETPVEETVRALNDLIQAGKLRYYGLSNHRAWKIAEFSHTAQALGLDAPVASQPLYNIANRQAEAEQLTAAHRYGLGVISYSPLARGVLTGKYEPGSTPGADTRAGRSDRRLQQTEWRAESLELARRVREHAQARGLSAGQFALAWVLNSRYISSTIAGPRTEAQWLDYLPALRYRLTAEDETFVDSLVTSGHPSTPGFNDPGHPFFGRIPRHGASEEEPVLVQQGSR, from the coding sequence ATGGAATACAGACAACTCGGCCGCAGCGGCATCAAGGTCTCGACGCTGACGCTCGGCACGATGATGTTCGGCGGCCCCACCGAGGAAGCAAGCGCCGCGCGCATCATCGATCAGGCTCAGGAGCACGGCGTGAATTCGATCGATACGGCGGACGTGTACGCCAAAGGCGAGTCCGAGCGCGTGGTGGGCCGCAGCATCGCCGCGCAGCGCGAGCGCTGGGTGCTGGCGACCAAATTCGCGAACCCGCTGCAGGACGGCGATATCAACGCGCGTGGCGCATCGCGCAAGCACATCATACGGGCCGTGGATGCCAGCCTGAAACGCCTCAACACCGACTACATCGACCTGCTCTATATCCACCGCGAAGACCACGAAACACCGGTTGAAGAAACGGTGCGGGCACTCAACGATCTGATCCAGGCCGGCAAGCTGCGTTATTACGGCTTGTCGAATCATCGCGCGTGGAAAATCGCCGAATTCAGCCACACTGCGCAGGCGCTCGGACTCGATGCGCCGGTAGCGAGCCAGCCGCTCTACAACATCGCCAACCGCCAGGCCGAGGCTGAGCAATTGACAGCCGCGCACCGCTACGGACTCGGCGTGATTTCCTATAGCCCACTCGCGCGCGGCGTGTTGACCGGCAAGTACGAACCGGGCTCGACGCCTGGCGCCGATACGCGCGCGGGGCGCAGCGACCGGCGTCTGCAGCAGACCGAATGGCGTGCGGAATCACTCGAACTGGCGCGCCGCGTGCGCGAGCATGCGCAAGCGCGGGGGCTTTCCGCCGGGCAATTCGCACTCGCGTGGGTGCTCAATAGCCGTTACATCAGTTCGACCATTGCGGGCCCGCGCACGGAAGCGCAGTGGCTGGACTACTTGCCGGCGCTGCGCTACCGCCTGACGGCGGAAGATGAAACGTTCGTCGACTCGCTCGTCACGAGTGGCCATCCGTCCACGCCCGGTTTCAACGATCCGGGGCATCCGTTCTTCGGGCGAATCCCGCGTCATGGCGCGTCCGAAGAAGAACCCGTGCTCGTTCAGCAGGGATCGCGTTGA
- a CDS encoding ABC transporter substrate-binding protein: protein MTYVTTQATPSRRGARLFKGALGLAVTLIVTLFAAHAQAQTRGGTLNFIVTPEPTALVDLATTATNVLKVSPKVVEGLLEYDFKFQPKASLATSWEVSDDSRKYVFHLRRGVKWHDGKPFTSADVAYSIQTLRQVHPRAKTTFANVTDVATPDPYTVVITLSKPAPYLIKAFSSSETPIVPKHIYEGTDVLTNPANNAPIGTGPFRFVKWVRGSYVEYVRNDDYWDKGKPWLDRIVVKVINDPAARTVAFEDGSVDLSGDSPVPLSDLERLKANPKLGLETRGYEFQAGVARIEFNLDNPVLKNPKVRQAIASALDREVIRKVIYYGYATPLASPIIPSSPYYDPAPTPYPFNVERANALLDEAGYPRKADGTRFALTVDPLPIGDLPARTAAYVKSALARVGIAVTVRSQDLPAYLKRIYTDRDFDFSINGMSNLFDPVVGVARLYTTSNFRRGVPFTNGSHYSNPEIDQLFSQVAEETDNAKRKQLFSQIQRILERDLPDINLVSPQYLTVYSRAVHNHTTSPDGVSSSFADVWLQR from the coding sequence ATGACCTATGTCACAACGCAGGCGACGCCAAGCCGCCGCGGCGCGCGCCTGTTCAAAGGCGCGCTCGGTCTGGCAGTCACCCTGATCGTTACACTGTTTGCTGCGCACGCGCAGGCGCAGACTCGCGGCGGCACGCTCAATTTCATCGTTACGCCGGAGCCAACCGCGCTCGTGGACCTCGCCACCACGGCGACCAACGTGCTCAAGGTCAGCCCGAAAGTCGTGGAAGGCTTGCTGGAATACGACTTCAAGTTTCAACCGAAAGCTTCGCTCGCCACCTCGTGGGAAGTGAGCGACGACAGCCGCAAATACGTTTTCCATCTGCGCCGCGGCGTGAAATGGCACGACGGCAAGCCCTTCACGTCCGCCGACGTAGCGTATTCGATCCAGACGCTCCGGCAGGTGCACCCGCGCGCCAAGACCACCTTCGCCAACGTTACCGATGTCGCGACGCCGGACCCTTATACCGTTGTCATCACGCTGTCGAAGCCGGCACCGTATCTGATCAAGGCGTTCTCTTCGTCGGAAACGCCGATCGTGCCGAAGCATATCTACGAAGGCACCGACGTGCTGACCAACCCCGCGAATAACGCGCCGATCGGAACCGGTCCGTTTCGCTTCGTCAAATGGGTGCGCGGCAGCTATGTCGAATACGTGCGCAACGACGACTACTGGGACAAAGGCAAGCCGTGGCTCGATCGCATTGTCGTCAAGGTGATCAACGATCCGGCCGCCCGCACCGTCGCTTTCGAAGACGGTTCCGTGGACCTGAGCGGCGACTCGCCCGTGCCGCTGTCCGATCTGGAGCGCCTCAAAGCCAACCCGAAGCTCGGACTCGAGACTCGCGGCTACGAGTTCCAGGCGGGCGTGGCGCGTATCGAGTTCAACCTCGACAACCCGGTATTGAAGAATCCGAAAGTGCGTCAGGCAATTGCTTCGGCGCTGGATCGTGAAGTGATTCGCAAGGTGATCTACTACGGCTACGCGACGCCGCTCGCCAGCCCGATCATTCCGTCGAGCCCCTACTACGACCCGGCGCCCACGCCCTATCCATTCAACGTGGAGCGTGCCAACGCGTTGCTCGACGAAGCGGGCTATCCGCGCAAAGCCGACGGCACGCGTTTCGCCCTTACCGTCGACCCCTTGCCGATCGGCGATCTGCCAGCGCGCACCGCCGCCTATGTCAAGTCGGCCCTCGCCCGTGTCGGCATTGCCGTCACCGTTCGCAGCCAGGATTTGCCTGCTTATCTGAAGCGAATCTACACCGACCGCGATTTCGATTTCTCGATCAATGGCATGAGCAATCTGTTCGATCCGGTGGTTGGTGTGGCACGTCTCTACACGACCAGCAATTTCCGGCGTGGCGTGCCCTTCACCAACGGCTCCCATTACAGCAATCCGGAGATCGATCAATTGTTCTCGCAGGTCGCCGAAGAAACCGACAACGCAAAACGCAAGCAACTCTTCTCGCAGATTCAGCGCATTCTCGAACGCGATCTGCCGGACATCAATCTGGTGTCGCCGCAATACCTGACCGTCTACTCGCGCGCGGTGCATAACCATACGACCTCGCCGGACGGCGTGTCGTCCAGTTTCGCCGACGTGTGGCTGCAACGCTAA
- a CDS encoding ABC transporter substrate-binding protein: MSASRPFLPFRRLFTLAGAALAFSVYGVSSAAPATGEPVFFGVSGPLTGPNAQYGAQWKAGFDLALDEINSQGGINGRPLQYVFEDSQSDPRQAVGIAQKFVDDKRILIELGDFSSPASMAASPIYQRAGLVQLGFTNSHPDFTKGGDFIWSPSVSQADAQPLLADLAVKQGFRRIAVLFQNTDWGRASKDVFVKAAAARGAQVVAAEGYQPTDKDFRATLLRVRDTKPDALVLISYYSDGAQIVRQARTSGISLPIVAASSVYSPKFMELGGEAVNGVTTNTSFFPGDPSPEVQHFVRGFEAKYHHQPDAFNAFAYDATIIAAYALRAGGLDRRAVRDALPKLHDVPSVVFGKATFDPATRRVIGVKSVNLAVESGEWALLGSKTAVAAK, translated from the coding sequence ATGTCTGCCTCGCGTCCTTTCTTGCCGTTCCGGCGACTCTTCACGCTTGCCGGCGCCGCACTTGCCTTCTCCGTTTACGGTGTGTCTTCCGCGGCGCCGGCCACCGGCGAGCCGGTATTCTTCGGCGTAAGCGGACCACTGACCGGCCCGAATGCGCAATATGGCGCGCAATGGAAAGCCGGCTTCGACCTCGCGCTCGACGAGATCAACAGCCAGGGCGGCATCAACGGCCGACCCTTGCAGTACGTGTTCGAAGACAGTCAAAGCGATCCGCGCCAGGCGGTCGGCATTGCGCAGAAGTTTGTCGACGACAAGCGCATCCTGATCGAACTCGGCGATTTTTCGAGTCCGGCTTCGATGGCGGCCTCGCCGATCTATCAGCGTGCCGGCCTCGTGCAGTTGGGTTTCACTAACTCGCATCCTGACTTCACCAAGGGCGGAGACTTCATCTGGAGCCCGTCCGTCAGCCAGGCAGACGCGCAACCGCTGCTCGCGGACCTGGCCGTCAAGCAGGGTTTCAGGCGCATCGCCGTGCTGTTCCAGAACACGGATTGGGGCCGCGCCAGTAAGGACGTATTCGTGAAGGCGGCGGCCGCGCGTGGCGCACAGGTCGTGGCCGCCGAAGGTTATCAGCCCACCGACAAGGATTTTCGCGCCACGCTGCTGCGCGTGCGTGATACGAAGCCCGATGCACTGGTGCTGATTTCCTACTACTCGGACGGCGCGCAGATCGTGCGCCAGGCACGTACGAGTGGCATCAGCCTGCCGATCGTGGCCGCCAGTTCCGTGTACTCGCCGAAGTTCATGGAACTGGGTGGTGAGGCCGTCAACGGTGTGACCACCAATACCAGCTTTTTCCCGGGCGATCCCAGCCCCGAAGTTCAGCATTTCGTTCGTGGCTTCGAGGCGAAATATCACCATCAACCGGACGCCTTCAACGCGTTTGCTTACGACGCCACGATCATCGCCGCTTATGCGTTGCGCGCCGGCGGTCTCGATCGCCGAGCCGTGCGTGATGCGTTGCCAAAGTTGCATGACGTGCCCAGCGTCGTGTTCGGCAAGGCGACTTTCGATCCGGCGACGCGCCGCGTGATCGGCGTGAAAAGCGTCAACCTCGCAGTCGAAAGTGGCGAGTGGGCGCTTCTTGGCAGCAAGACTGCGGTGGCGGCGAAGTGA
- a CDS encoding LLM class flavin-dependent oxidoreductase, which translates to MTDSILAAPPEASAPAAEDRRAATPFVPVRSPAAFADSPVSRAFEQPLLLGLFLPIQAGGWSASTLPRSTDWNFDYNLALVQKAEAFGFDLVFALSQWLPKGGYGGVFNGEALDSFMSLAAMTARTERIILVATSHVLYGPWHPLHFAKFSATLDHISKGRWGINVVTGHRAIEHEMFGWHRIEHDRRYELAAEFLDAVQQLWAQPENFSFAPELSSWKLDKAFVTPKPKYGRPLLVSATGSDAGIDFAARYSDVVFITSPAGSEIEAALAALPAHTARVKATAAKHGRKIRTLINPMVICRESEAEARAYHDAIVAHGDEGSFHRFDSDAHAWRGNAEQRNQAAARAVGGNIAMVGSPQQIADYIVRLHQAGIDGVQLSFFDFQPDLDFFGERVVPLLREAGLRY; encoded by the coding sequence GTGACTGATTCCATTCTCGCCGCTCCACCTGAGGCCTCGGCGCCTGCTGCTGAAGACAGGCGGGCTGCCACGCCATTCGTTCCAGTTCGATCACCGGCTGCATTCGCCGATAGCCCGGTCTCACGCGCCTTCGAACAGCCGCTGCTGCTGGGACTATTTCTGCCGATTCAGGCGGGCGGGTGGAGCGCGTCAACACTGCCTCGCTCCACCGATTGGAACTTCGATTACAACCTGGCACTGGTGCAAAAAGCCGAGGCATTCGGTTTCGATCTCGTCTTCGCGCTGTCGCAATGGCTGCCAAAAGGCGGCTACGGCGGCGTATTCAACGGTGAAGCGCTCGACTCGTTCATGTCGCTGGCCGCGATGACGGCGCGCACCGAGCGCATCATTCTGGTCGCCACCAGCCACGTGCTCTACGGGCCATGGCATCCGCTGCACTTCGCCAAATTCAGCGCGACGCTCGATCACATCTCGAAGGGACGGTGGGGCATCAATGTCGTCACCGGCCATCGCGCCATCGAGCATGAAATGTTCGGCTGGCATCGTATCGAACATGACCGGCGCTACGAACTTGCCGCCGAGTTTCTCGATGCCGTGCAGCAACTCTGGGCGCAGCCTGAAAATTTCAGCTTCGCCCCCGAGCTATCCAGCTGGAAGCTCGACAAGGCGTTCGTCACGCCGAAACCGAAATACGGCCGTCCGCTTCTCGTGAGTGCGACCGGTTCCGACGCGGGTATCGACTTCGCCGCCCGTTACTCGGACGTCGTGTTCATCACCAGTCCGGCCGGCTCCGAAATCGAAGCGGCGTTAGCGGCGCTGCCGGCGCATACGGCGCGCGTGAAGGCAACCGCCGCGAAGCACGGCCGCAAGATCCGCACCTTGATCAATCCAATGGTGATCTGCCGCGAGTCCGAGGCAGAAGCACGCGCCTATCACGACGCGATCGTGGCGCACGGTGACGAAGGCAGTTTTCATCGCTTCGACAGCGACGCGCACGCATGGCGCGGCAACGCTGAACAGCGCAATCAGGCCGCCGCCCGCGCGGTGGGCGGCAACATCGCGATGGTCGGCTCGCCGCAGCAGATCGCCGATTACATCGTGCGTTTGCATCAGGCCGGTATCGACGGCGTGCAGTTGAGCTTTTTCGATTTTCAGCCGGACCTCGATTTCTTCGGCGAGCGCGTGGTGCCGTTGTTGCGCGAAGCAGGCCTCCGGTACTGA
- a CDS encoding ABC transporter substrate-binding protein, which produces MSLQNGLCGTLSAAVFAFSLIAASPAPALAAPNHGGTLTWLVTPEPASIVPLTTTAGGNAEIGPKVVEGLLTYDKDLNPQPLLATAWSVSKDGLQYRFNLRHGVKWHDGKPFTSADVAFSILTLKQVHPRGRSTFANVTDVKTPDPYTAIIELSKPAPFLLTALSGSESPIVPKHLYEGTDIGSNPYNSAPVGTGPFIYKSFVHGSYILLERNPDYWDKPKPYVDKIIVRFLPDGAARAAALESGAANLGDQAIPLADVKRFTTLPEFNVDTTNWPYASNHQQLIFNLDTPVLKDKAVRKAISQAIDVNALNRVVWYGYGQVSAAPIGTANTKYHDADIHYFPYDIAQANAALDAAGLKRGADGKRFKLRLLFNPFQDPRAADFVRQSLARIGIDGEIESYDFATYVKKAYTDRAFDITLEALSNVFDPTVGVQRVFWSKNFKIGLPFSNAAHYSNPEVDRLLEAASVETDEAKRRQLFIQFQQIVHDDIPSIEFGANPSITVVSKKVRDYAPTGEGLRGNFADLYIQP; this is translated from the coding sequence ATGAGCTTGCAAAACGGTTTGTGCGGAACCCTTTCCGCCGCGGTGTTCGCCTTCTCGCTGATTGCCGCCAGTCCGGCGCCCGCTCTGGCGGCGCCCAATCATGGCGGAACCCTCACATGGCTCGTCACGCCTGAACCTGCGTCGATCGTTCCTTTGACCACCACCGCTGGCGGTAACGCAGAGATCGGCCCGAAGGTGGTGGAAGGCTTGCTGACCTATGACAAGGACCTCAATCCTCAACCGCTGCTGGCTACCGCATGGTCGGTCAGCAAAGACGGGCTTCAATATCGCTTCAATTTGCGCCACGGCGTAAAGTGGCACGACGGCAAGCCGTTTACTTCCGCAGACGTTGCCTTTTCGATTCTGACGCTCAAGCAGGTGCATCCGCGCGGCCGGAGCACGTTCGCGAACGTCACCGATGTCAAGACACCGGACCCTTACACCGCGATCATCGAACTATCGAAACCCGCGCCGTTTCTGCTGACCGCGCTTTCCGGTTCCGAGTCGCCGATCGTGCCGAAGCACTTGTACGAAGGGACGGACATCGGATCCAACCCATATAACAGCGCACCGGTCGGCACGGGGCCGTTCATTTACAAATCGTTTGTTCACGGCAGCTATATTCTGCTCGAACGCAATCCGGACTACTGGGACAAACCCAAGCCCTACGTGGACAAGATCATCGTGCGCTTTCTTCCCGATGGCGCGGCCCGCGCGGCAGCGCTTGAATCGGGTGCGGCCAATCTCGGCGATCAGGCGATTCCGTTAGCGGACGTCAAGCGGTTCACGACACTGCCTGAGTTCAATGTGGATACGACCAACTGGCCGTACGCGAGCAACCATCAGCAGTTGATCTTCAACCTGGATACGCCGGTTCTCAAAGACAAGGCCGTGCGCAAAGCGATTTCACAGGCAATCGACGTCAATGCATTGAACCGCGTGGTCTGGTATGGCTATGGCCAGGTGTCCGCTGCGCCGATCGGCACGGCCAATACGAAGTATCACGACGCCGACATTCATTACTTTCCGTATGACATTGCTCAGGCCAATGCCGCGCTGGATGCGGCCGGCTTGAAGCGCGGCGCGGACGGAAAGCGCTTCAAACTGCGATTGCTGTTCAATCCGTTCCAGGATCCGCGGGCGGCGGATTTTGTGCGTCAGTCGTTGGCGCGTATCGGGATCGATGGGGAGATCGAGAGTTATGATTTCGCGACCTACGTAAAGAAGGCTTATACCGATCGCGCTTTCGACATCACGCTCGAAGCGCTCTCCAATGTATTCGACCCGACAGTGGGCGTGCAACGCGTTTTCTGGTCGAAGAACTTCAAGATCGGACTGCCGTTCTCCAATGCGGCGCACTATTCGAACCCGGAGGTCGACCGTTTGCTCGAAGCCGCCTCCGTTGAGACCGACGAAGCAAAGCGCCGTCAGCTATTCATCCAGTTCCAGCAGATCGTTCACGACGACATTCCGTCGATCGAGTTCGGCGCGAATCCAAGCATTACGGTCGTTTCGAAGAAGGTGAGGGACTATGCGCCGACCGGGGAAGGGTTGCGCGGGAATTTTGCTGATTTGTATATTCAGCCGTAG
- a CDS encoding CMD domain protein — protein sequence MSSSLTDHTSTAATDDFVAALAGLAPDSPVAALRAFLGDATRYTQGSHDALFSDDVVDLTLRERLYAAWYAALLSRSEQTAQAYRDRLLALEPDAETGAHATSTLIDAIAQHRTGRDVTADPRLAAILVHTEALVLQPAATGKPALSALQSAGLTTRAIVALAQLVAFVTYQVRVVAALRALEARA from the coding sequence ATGTCTTCTTCATTGACCGATCACACATCCACTGCCGCAACCGACGACTTCGTCGCAGCGTTGGCGGGGCTCGCGCCCGACAGCCCTGTCGCTGCGTTGCGCGCCTTCCTCGGTGACGCAACCCGCTATACGCAAGGCAGTCACGACGCGCTGTTCTCTGACGACGTCGTCGATCTGACGCTGCGCGAGCGGCTCTACGCGGCGTGGTATGCGGCGCTGCTCTCGCGCTCGGAGCAGACCGCGCAAGCATATCGCGACCGCTTGCTGGCGCTCGAACCGGACGCGGAGACAGGTGCGCACGCAACGAGCACGTTGATCGATGCCATCGCGCAACATCGCACGGGGCGCGACGTGACGGCCGACCCGCGGCTCGCGGCGATCCTTGTGCATACCGAAGCACTCGTATTGCAGCCTGCCGCGACCGGCAAACCGGCCCTCTCGGCGCTACAGTCAGCCGGTCTGACGACGCGTGCGATCGTCGCACTCGCGCAACTCGTCGCATTCGTCACGTATCAGGTGCGAGTCGTCGCCGCGTTGCGCGCGCTGGAGGCACGAGCATGA
- a CDS encoding ABC transporter substrate-binding protein gives MSRLWYTRCPAPTPFGIAVQKGWLEEEFAADGIDVKALQDADDATIRRSHFTHTQPWSFRQGGNIPALWARAQGSDTRLIGLSWVDEFQALITLDRHLEASPDALAGRRFGFPLNTRAGVVDFHRATALRGFSSLLGVLGVQLEDIDLVDLLHTPRSLEDAKPTADAPLADWLDAQRSHEYAREAEALLRGEADVVFVKGATGLDIANLLDAKILVDISAQPNRLLHANNGTPRPLTVDAGLLRERPDLVERVLARTLDTGDWAEAHTGDVALYVARETRSAEHWVERAYPGGLHRQLTIGLDPQALAALADFKRFLFKWGFIASDFDFDAWVDPAPLHAALARRPALAAFAN, from the coding sequence ATGAGCCGCCTCTGGTACACGCGCTGCCCCGCCCCCACGCCATTCGGCATTGCCGTGCAGAAAGGCTGGCTCGAAGAAGAATTCGCGGCCGACGGAATCGATGTCAAAGCGCTACAGGACGCCGACGACGCGACGATCCGTCGCTCGCATTTCACGCATACGCAGCCCTGGTCGTTCCGTCAGGGCGGCAATATTCCCGCGCTCTGGGCGCGCGCACAAGGCAGCGACACGCGTCTGATCGGCCTGAGCTGGGTAGACGAATTCCAGGCCCTGATCACGCTCGACCGTCACCTCGAGGCGAGTCCGGATGCATTGGCCGGGCGTCGTTTCGGCTTTCCGCTCAATACGCGCGCGGGCGTAGTCGACTTTCATCGCGCCACCGCACTGCGCGGCTTTTCTTCGTTGCTGGGCGTGCTGGGCGTGCAACTCGAAGATATCGATCTGGTCGACCTGCTGCACACGCCGCGCAGTCTCGAAGACGCCAAACCCACCGCCGATGCGCCGCTCGCCGATTGGCTCGACGCGCAACGCTCTCACGAGTACGCCCGCGAGGCCGAAGCGCTGTTGCGCGGAGAAGCCGATGTCGTGTTCGTCAAAGGGGCGACGGGCCTCGATATCGCGAACCTGCTCGATGCGAAGATCCTCGTCGACATCAGCGCGCAGCCGAATCGCCTGCTCCACGCGAACAATGGCACGCCCCGGCCGTTGACGGTAGACGCGGGTCTGCTACGTGAACGCCCCGACCTGGTCGAGCGGGTGCTCGCGCGCACGTTGGATACCGGCGATTGGGCCGAGGCGCACACAGGGGATGTGGCGCTCTATGTCGCCCGCGAAACCCGCAGTGCCGAACATTGGGTGGAGCGCGCCTATCCCGGCGGGCTGCATCGACAATTGACGATAGGGCTCGACCCGCAGGCGCTCGCGGCGCTCGCCGACTTCAAGCGCTTTCTTTTCAAGTGGGGCTTCATTGCATCGGATTTCGATTTCGACGCATGGGTCGACCCCGCGCCACTTCACGCCGCGCTCGCGCGCCGGCCCGCGCTGGCGGCATTCGCAAACTGA
- a CDS encoding MetQ/NlpA family ABC transporter substrate-binding protein yields MSRSIAAPSAVRRRVTGALLLATTLASFTAFSALTAYAADSGGTAQELRVGFVPGPYADEFKAGVEPQLRKKGYAIKYVEFSTGLEANQAVYRGEIIADVMQHEVYLKSYNDRNGTDLVGVVQVPTPPMGLYSSKHRSLAEVKPGTRVAVPNDPVNLERALKILQRIGWIRIKPNPNPVDVTERDVIANPAGIKIVPLESAQAPRALEDVDYAAIQGNFAIFSGHKLTDALALEEMTPPYINQVVVKAANRNARATQDIVQAYQSADFQHAIRSNRFYDGFRLPAYFGNE; encoded by the coding sequence ATGTCCCGATCCATTGCAGCACCATCAGCCGTCAGACGGCGTGTCACCGGCGCTTTACTTCTGGCCACCACGCTTGCGAGCTTCACCGCGTTCTCCGCCCTCACCGCTTATGCCGCCGACAGCGGCGGCACCGCGCAGGAACTGCGCGTCGGCTTCGTGCCGGGCCCCTATGCCGACGAATTCAAGGCAGGTGTCGAGCCGCAATTGCGCAAGAAAGGCTATGCGATCAAATACGTCGAGTTCAGCACCGGCCTCGAAGCGAACCAGGCTGTCTATCGCGGCGAGATCATCGCCGACGTCATGCAGCACGAGGTCTATCTGAAGTCGTATAACGATCGCAACGGAACGGATCTGGTCGGCGTGGTGCAGGTTCCCACGCCGCCGATGGGACTCTATTCGAGCAAACACCGTTCACTCGCGGAAGTCAAACCCGGCACTCGCGTCGCGGTACCGAACGATCCGGTCAACCTCGAACGTGCGCTGAAGATACTCCAGCGGATCGGCTGGATCAGGATCAAACCAAACCCGAATCCCGTCGACGTCACCGAGCGTGACGTGATCGCCAATCCGGCCGGCATCAAGATCGTTCCGCTGGAATCGGCACAGGCGCCACGCGCCCTTGAAGATGTCGATTACGCCGCGATTCAGGGCAATTTCGCGATCTTCAGCGGCCACAAACTGACCGATGCGCTCGCGCTCGAAGAGATGACGCCGCCGTATATCAACCAGGTCGTCGTGAAGGCAGCCAACCGCAACGCACGCGCGACTCAGGATATCGTGCAGGCTTATCAGTCTGCAGACTTCCAGCACGCGATTCGCAGCAATCGCTTCTATGACGGCTTTCGCTTGCCGGCGTACTTCGGCAACGAGTGA